One window of the Thermoanaerobaculia bacterium genome contains the following:
- a CDS encoding CARDB domain-containing protein → MNWAVVNNGNSATAARFYVEEYVDGVLWDTWQHDSLEANTYTAAVNDPIGPLAPGTHTVAIVVDSTHAITENSESDNTYTKTIKVLGGGARNGAKIKPLQGQPPSSVGRGQSRIFPLSGRVMNGAVAGSTVRFYALNSNGSKGSLLASTVTDVNGSYVLSIASAPSDSILAESSGGQYRDEATGASIALSHSDVLTAVFSARTSQVAVTPLTHMSAARARALAAGGEALSTAVSASNAGVGEQYQIPDIVQLLPVAADSSTEVRTSTRDQRDYGLVLAGIAQEAHGLGVRAIDLAQALAADMSDGILDGKAGSASITIAGSSGSEIEADGARLASALGVNAGTSSLQTGIDIFVGGARNKTGLDVFDILNQPVPVGRSGAYVTGAVLPAARSGKSYGAGPLGVAGGTPPYFWTFAAGTAHPGWLGLTLAGQFGGNAPLLPPGTKLSISPV, encoded by the coding sequence GTGAACTGGGCGGTCGTCAACAACGGCAACTCCGCCACTGCCGCTCGCTTCTATGTCGAGGAATACGTCGACGGAGTCCTCTGGGACACGTGGCAACACGATTCCCTGGAGGCGAACACCTACACAGCCGCTGTGAACGATCCAATAGGCCCTCTGGCTCCCGGTACTCATACGGTCGCGATCGTCGTCGATTCGACGCATGCGATAACCGAGAACAGCGAATCCGACAATACTTACACGAAGACCATCAAGGTCCTGGGCGGGGGCGCGCGAAATGGAGCGAAGATCAAGCCCCTGCAAGGGCAACCTCCGTCGTCGGTCGGCAGGGGGCAAAGCCGGATCTTTCCGCTTTCGGGACGCGTGATGAACGGGGCCGTTGCAGGCTCGACGGTGAGGTTCTATGCGCTGAATTCGAACGGCTCGAAGGGCTCCCTTCTCGCGTCGACCGTCACGGACGTCAACGGGTCGTACGTGCTGTCGATCGCTTCGGCGCCTTCCGATTCGATACTGGCGGAATCTTCGGGGGGGCAGTACCGCGACGAAGCGACGGGGGCCAGCATCGCCCTTTCGCACTCGGACGTTCTGACGGCGGTGTTTTCCGCCCGCACGTCTCAAGTCGCGGTGACGCCGCTCACGCACATGTCAGCGGCGAGAGCCCGGGCGCTTGCCGCCGGGGGAGAAGCTCTGTCGACGGCCGTGAGCGCCTCCAACGCCGGAGTCGGGGAGCAGTACCAGATTCCCGATATCGTCCAGTTGCTGCCCGTGGCCGCCGACAGCTCGACCGAAGTTCGGACCTCGACCCGGGACCAGAGAGACTACGGGCTCGTGCTCGCAGGAATCGCGCAGGAGGCGCATGGCCTCGGGGTCCGCGCGATCGATCTCGCGCAGGCGCTCGCTGCCGACATGAGCGACGGAATCCTCGACGGAAAAGCCGGGAGCGCCTCAATCACGATCGCGGGATCGTCGGGCTCGGAGATCGAGGCCGACGGGGCCCGGCTCGCGAGCGCCCTCGGCGTCAATGCCGGCACGAGCAGCCTTCAAACGGGAATCGACATCTTCGTCGGAGGCGCCCGAAACAAGACCGGTCTCGACGTCTTCGACATCCTGAACCAGCCGGTTCCGGTCGGGCGCAGCGGCGCCTACGTGACGGGCGCCGTGCTTCCCGCGGCGAGATCGGGGAAGTCGTACGGCGCCGGCCCTCTCGGCGTTGCGGGAGGAACGCCGCCCTATTTCTGGACGTTCGCGGCGGGCACGGCGCATCCCGGCTGGCTTGGCCTGACCCTCGCCGGGCAGTTCGGAGGGAATGCCCCGCTCCTGCCGCCGGGGACGAAATTGTCGATTTCGCCGGTCTT
- a CDS encoding response regulator: MALTSLVIIVDDNDDTRDALDWILREEGFTTRVARDGREAIEILRSCEDPCAILLDHRMPNMDGLQFLEIREEKPILGLAPVIFISGDLQALAVSQSKGAIPVRKPFAIDELVELVRKLCTQQEATGALITPSLSAR, from the coding sequence ATGGCGCTGACATCCCTCGTGATCATCGTGGATGACAACGACGATACCCGAGACGCGCTCGACTGGATTCTCCGCGAAGAAGGCTTCACGACCCGCGTCGCCCGCGACGGCCGCGAAGCGATCGAGATCCTCAGATCCTGCGAGGACCCGTGCGCGATTCTCCTGGATCATCGGATGCCGAACATGGACGGACTTCAGTTCCTGGAGATCCGGGAGGAAAAGCCGATTCTCGGTCTCGCCCCGGTGATCTTCATTTCCGGCGACCTTCAGGCGTTGGCCGTCTCGCAATCGAAAGGCGCGATCCCGGTCCGGAAGCCGTTCGCGATCGACGAGCTCGTGGAGCTCGTGCGCAAGCTCTGCACGCAACAAGAAGCGACCGGGGCCCTGATCACGCCCTCCCTCTCCGCCCGTTGA
- a CDS encoding glycosyl hydrolase → MNVRRALLAAALGAASAFPAAAAKLDSGSLSGLRARAIGPAAFGGRIEAIDASVKDPKVIWVGAAGGGVWKSIDGGVTYKPVFDKYTQSIGAVAIDQAHPDTVWVGTGEGDTRNSVSVGSGIYRTDDGGDDWKLAGLPDSERIARIAIDPSDSNTVFAAVVGHLWNDSVERGLYRTSDGGKSWQKVLFVSASTGCSDVAIDPKNPKRVYAATWDFRRSPDFFRSGGPGSGLWRSLDGGTHWTRLSAGLPGGELGRIAIAVAPSRPERVYATVESKKTALYRSDDAGETWTMVSTSFNIGVRPFYFSHLAVDPKNPDRVYKPGFVLTVSDDGGKSFSGGAGFDFGSYHSDTHALWIDPANPDHLMLGTDGGVYVSRDRGGRWLFQRTLPVSQPYRVALDDARPFNVYGGFQDNGCWYGPSAGAGGVGNGAWKNFGFGDGMYAFPDPNDPDLLYWEYQGGELYKYFKKTRETKQIRPYPGPGDETLRFNWEAPLVLSPADPHLLLIGAQYLFASTDQGESWRQISGDLTTDNPQLQRQVESGGLTPDDSSAENHCTIYAIGPSPLDRAVIWVGTDDGNLQVTRDDGAHWENVVSRVPGLPKGTWVSGLEPSRFAKGTVYATFDGHARGDFATYVYRSTDFGRTWAALATPDVAGYAHVIREDPKSASILYLGTEQGLFLSIDGGKEWAQFTGGLPRVPVRDIAIHPRDSDLVLATHGRGFWVVDDVSPLRQLTPEVLASDVTVLEARPTWLRIPEQEQAWNGDGDYVGENPPDAAAIYFWRGKRRLMGESRIEIDDASGKKIATVPGSNRKGINRVMWSPRLKAPRTASGTGIAVGALFGPTAPVGTYTVKVIDGEKTYAGKLVLAADPLLPHSREEIDARQDALMRLYRMQEDLAFLSDSVSAVRDQAAARAGNAGKSALGRRLGDLSHRLDALSKTLATSHPPLEGMPADADRQLREWITDLFGAINGFGGKPSAGQLAQIPVLDGRLETARRDYEKIILPLPEINRDLGKKSLPPIQAPTREQWEKQQAT, encoded by the coding sequence GTGAACGTTCGCCGGGCGCTCCTCGCCGCGGCGCTCGGCGCCGCCTCGGCCTTTCCGGCGGCCGCCGCGAAGCTCGATTCCGGGTCGCTCTCGGGGCTGCGCGCCCGCGCGATCGGCCCCGCGGCGTTCGGCGGCCGCATCGAGGCGATCGACGCCTCGGTGAAGGACCCGAAGGTGATCTGGGTCGGCGCCGCCGGGGGCGGCGTCTGGAAGTCGATCGACGGGGGCGTGACGTACAAGCCGGTCTTCGACAAGTACACGCAGTCGATCGGGGCGGTCGCGATCGACCAGGCGCACCCCGACACGGTCTGGGTGGGGACCGGCGAAGGCGACACCCGCAACAGCGTCTCGGTCGGGAGCGGGATCTACCGCACCGACGACGGAGGGGACGACTGGAAGCTCGCCGGGCTCCCCGATTCCGAGCGGATCGCGCGCATCGCGATCGATCCGTCCGACTCGAACACGGTCTTCGCCGCCGTCGTCGGCCATCTCTGGAACGACAGCGTCGAGCGCGGGCTCTACCGGACGAGCGACGGCGGAAAGAGCTGGCAGAAGGTGCTGTTCGTCAGCGCGTCGACCGGCTGCTCCGACGTCGCGATCGACCCGAAGAACCCGAAGCGGGTCTATGCCGCGACGTGGGACTTCCGCCGCAGTCCCGATTTCTTCCGGTCGGGCGGGCCGGGATCGGGCCTCTGGCGCTCGCTCGACGGCGGAACCCACTGGACGCGCCTCTCGGCCGGTCTCCCCGGAGGCGAGCTCGGCCGGATCGCGATCGCGGTCGCTCCTTCGCGCCCCGAGAGGGTCTACGCGACGGTCGAGTCGAAGAAGACCGCGCTCTACCGCTCCGACGACGCGGGCGAAACCTGGACGATGGTGAGCACGTCGTTCAACATCGGCGTCCGTCCCTTCTACTTCTCGCATCTCGCCGTCGACCCGAAGAATCCCGATCGCGTCTACAAGCCGGGATTCGTGCTGACCGTTTCGGACGACGGCGGAAAGTCGTTCTCGGGAGGGGCCGGCTTCGATTTCGGGAGCTACCACTCCGACACGCACGCTCTCTGGATCGATCCCGCCAACCCGGACCACCTGATGCTCGGGACCGACGGCGGCGTCTACGTCTCCCGGGACCGCGGCGGCCGGTGGCTATTCCAGCGCACGCTCCCCGTTTCCCAGCCGTACCGCGTCGCCCTCGACGACGCGCGCCCCTTCAATGTGTACGGCGGGTTCCAGGACAACGGCTGCTGGTACGGCCCCTCCGCCGGCGCGGGCGGGGTCGGCAATGGCGCGTGGAAGAACTTCGGCTTCGGCGACGGGATGTACGCGTTTCCCGACCCGAACGATCCCGATCTCCTTTACTGGGAATACCAGGGAGGCGAGCTCTACAAGTATTTCAAGAAGACGCGCGAGACCAAGCAGATCCGGCCGTACCCCGGCCCCGGCGACGAGACGCTCCGTTTCAACTGGGAGGCGCCGCTCGTCCTGTCGCCGGCCGATCCGCACCTCCTCCTGATCGGCGCGCAGTACCTCTTCGCGTCGACCGACCAGGGCGAGTCGTGGCGGCAGATCTCCGGCGACCTGACGACCGACAACCCGCAGCTCCAGCGGCAGGTCGAGTCGGGGGGCCTGACCCCCGACGACAGCTCCGCCGAGAACCATTGCACGATCTACGCAATCGGGCCGTCGCCGCTCGACCGCGCCGTCATCTGGGTCGGGACCGACGACGGGAACCTCCAGGTCACCCGCGACGACGGCGCGCACTGGGAGAACGTCGTCTCGCGCGTCCCGGGGCTCCCGAAGGGAACCTGGGTCTCCGGGCTCGAGCCGAGCCGCTTCGCGAAGGGCACGGTGTACGCGACGTTCGACGGACACGCGCGCGGCGATTTCGCGACCTACGTCTACCGGTCGACGGATTTCGGCCGCACCTGGGCCGCGCTCGCCACGCCGGACGTCGCCGGTTACGCGCACGTGATCCGGGAGGACCCGAAATCCGCGTCGATCCTCTACCTCGGCACCGAGCAGGGTCTCTTCCTCTCGATCGACGGCGGCAAGGAATGGGCGCAGTTCACCGGCGGCCTTCCCCGCGTGCCGGTGCGCGACATCGCGATCCACCCCCGCGACTCCGACCTCGTGCTCGCGACGCACGGCCGCGGCTTCTGGGTCGTCGACGACGTGTCGCCGCTCCGCCAGCTCACGCCGGAAGTGCTCGCGAGCGACGTCACGGTCCTCGAAGCGCGCCCGACCTGGCTCCGGATCCCGGAGCAGGAGCAGGCGTGGAACGGCGACGGCGACTACGTCGGAGAGAACCCGCCGGACGCCGCGGCGATCTATTTCTGGCGCGGCAAGCGCCGCCTCATGGGCGAATCCCGGATCGAGATCGACGACGCGTCGGGGAAGAAGATCGCGACGGTGCCCGGAAGCAACCGAAAGGGAATCAACCGCGTGATGTGGAGCCCGAGGCTGAAGGCGCCCCGGACCGCGTCCGGCACGGGGATCGCCGTCGGCGCGCTGTTCGGACCGACCGCCCCGGTCGGCACCTACACGGTCAAGGTGATCGACGGCGAGAAGACATACGCCGGCAAGCTCGTGCTCGCGGCCGATCCGCTCCTGCCGCACTCCCGGGAAGAGATCGACGCGCGCCAGGACGCTCTGATGCGCCTCTACCGCATGCAGGAAGACCTCGCGTTCCTCTCCGACTCGGTCTCCGCGGTGCGCGACCAGGCCGCGGCGCGCGCCGGCAACGCCGGGAAATCGGCTCTGGGGCGCCGTCTCGGGGATCTCTCGCACCGCCTCGACGCTCTTTCGAAGACGCTCGCCACGTCGCATCCTCCGCTCGAGGGCATGCCGGCCGACGCCGATCGGCAGCTCCGTGAATGGATCACCGACCTCTTCGGCGCGATCAACGGCTTCGGCGGGAAACCTTCCGCCGGGCAGCTCGCTCAGATTCCCGTGCTCGACGGACGTCTCGAGACGGCGCGCCGGGACTACGAGAAGATCATCCTCCCGCTTCCCGAAATCAACCGCGACCTCGGGAAGAAGTCGCTCCCGCCGATCCAGGCGCCAACGCGCGAGCAATGGGAGAAGCAGCAGGCGACGTAG
- a CDS encoding response regulator encodes MSSTGPVPRTILIVEDDPDSREMFVELLRGGGYSVIATRNGKDAMTFLAVNAPPDVILLDMFMPEMDGWQFRRAQEADARLAAIPVVVVSAVRAAANSAVRSGAAAFLQKPVAAGELLDALEKLWRAPDAPAEKPEAAGGDAASPAEEGLSPTRPV; translated from the coding sequence ATGTCTTCGACCGGTCCGGTGCCCAGGACGATCCTCATCGTGGAAGACGATCCGGACTCCCGCGAGATGTTCGTCGAGCTGCTGCGCGGAGGAGGCTACTCGGTGATCGCCACGCGGAATGGAAAGGACGCGATGACCTTCCTCGCGGTCAACGCCCCTCCCGACGTCATCCTCCTCGACATGTTCATGCCGGAGATGGACGGATGGCAGTTCCGCCGGGCGCAGGAGGCGGATGCTCGCCTCGCGGCCATCCCCGTGGTCGTGGTCTCCGCCGTCCGCGCCGCCGCCAACAGTGCGGTTCGGTCGGGAGCGGCCGCGTTCCTTCAGAAGCCGGTAGCCGCGGGCGAACTGCTCGACGCCCTCGAGAAGCTCTGGAGGGCGCCGGACGCGCCGGCGGAGAAGCCGGAAGCCGCCGGGGGCGACGCCGCGTCTCCGGCGGAAGAAGGGCTCTCTCCGACGCGTCCGGTCTAG
- a CDS encoding nitroreductase, whose product MELMTAIFERRAIRAYAADPVDRSRIEGLIEAAIQAPSARDLEPWAFAVFEGKERLRGLSEEVRQFLLAGPAARGNAELREKWSDPAFEVFYGAPVLVLICATSAESQAAEDCCLAAQNFMLAARAAGLGTCPIGLARPWLAQASTKEKLGIPAGQFPVFPIILGRAGEHPGRRPRRAPTVLWL is encoded by the coding sequence ATGGAGCTGATGACCGCCATCTTCGAAAGACGCGCGATCCGCGCTTACGCCGCGGATCCCGTCGATCGCTCGCGGATCGAGGGGCTGATCGAGGCGGCGATCCAGGCGCCGAGCGCGCGCGACCTCGAGCCATGGGCGTTCGCCGTCTTCGAGGGAAAGGAGCGGCTGCGCGGATTATCCGAGGAGGTTCGACAGTTCCTCCTTGCGGGTCCCGCGGCGCGCGGGAATGCGGAGCTGCGGGAGAAGTGGAGCGATCCGGCCTTCGAGGTCTTCTACGGCGCGCCCGTTCTCGTTTTGATCTGCGCGACCTCCGCGGAGTCCCAGGCCGCGGAGGACTGCTGCCTCGCGGCACAGAACTTCATGCTCGCCGCGCGCGCGGCCGGGCTCGGGACCTGTCCGATCGGCCTCGCCCGGCCGTGGCTCGCGCAGGCGTCGACGAAGGAGAAGCTCGGCATCCCGGCCGGGCAGTTCCCGGTTTTTCCGATCATTCTGGGACGGGCCGGGGAGCATCCCGGACGGCGCCCCCGTCGGGCTCCCACCGTGCTCTGGCTCTGA
- a CDS encoding protein kinase, translating into MALPTGTLLGPYEILSLLGEGGMGEVYRARDRRLGRDVAVKLLAERAGTNPDLRSRFEREARAVAAIDHPNVLAIHDVGEAQGRLFLVTELLAGASLREAIPPGGAGWKRAAAIGAEVADGLAAAHARGIVHRDVKPENVVLGPDGRVKVLDFGIARSEPDPSEIGTRAETAAAATEPGTVLGTVGYMAPEQLRGLPCDGRADVFALGCVLYELATGERAFLGPTPADTMSRVLHFDPMEGFSSAGPDAFRRIVARCLEKDRARRFQSMSDLAFALRLVGEPDDEAREFRRADRSSPAKGAGPPSVAVLPFANRSPDTENEYLCDGMTEELIGGLSRVPGLRVASRTSVFALKGRFQDVRSIGRELGATAILEGSLRRSGDHLRITAQLTSVADGYHLWSDNFDGDVRDVFAFQDEIARKITAALGARLGTSAATPLPRKKETASVHAYQLYWKGRHLWGKRTPEQRLKAIALFEEAITSDPGYARAYAGLADCFLERGGLPLPARVIMDRARAAAMKALELDEGLADAHTSLGRVLLYFDWDGRGAEREFRRAIELDSAYAEGHHSYSHFLLPAGRTEESLAESRRALELEPLDLGINTHLGWHFLYSGDFDAAVAQCRFSADMDPAYFYARFYLGMALEQRGEIEAALAEFQEAVRLSPESAEAEAGRIHALGRSGRVPEAREAIARLEPRAGSSIAYEVAVALVGIGERELALAHLEDARRDRSERIVDIAIDPRLRPLHGEPEFRRIAAAMGFAA; encoded by the coding sequence ATGGCTCTGCCGACCGGTACGCTCCTCGGCCCGTACGAGATCCTGTCGCTTCTCGGCGAGGGAGGAATGGGAGAGGTCTACCGGGCGCGCGACCGAAGGCTCGGACGCGACGTCGCCGTCAAGCTCCTCGCCGAGCGCGCCGGGACGAACCCCGACCTGCGGAGCCGGTTCGAGCGCGAGGCGCGGGCGGTCGCGGCAATCGATCATCCCAACGTCCTCGCGATCCACGACGTCGGGGAGGCCCAGGGCCGCCTTTTCCTCGTCACCGAGCTCCTCGCGGGCGCGTCTCTCCGGGAGGCCATCCCGCCGGGCGGAGCCGGCTGGAAACGGGCGGCGGCGATCGGCGCGGAGGTCGCCGACGGCCTGGCGGCCGCGCACGCCCGAGGGATCGTCCATCGCGACGTCAAGCCGGAGAACGTCGTCCTCGGGCCGGACGGCCGGGTGAAGGTGCTCGACTTCGGCATCGCCCGGTCGGAACCCGATCCTTCGGAGATCGGGACGCGGGCCGAGACCGCTGCCGCCGCGACCGAGCCCGGCACGGTTCTCGGCACGGTCGGATACATGGCCCCCGAACAGCTGCGCGGCCTCCCGTGCGACGGCCGCGCCGACGTGTTCGCGCTCGGGTGCGTGCTTTACGAGCTCGCGACGGGAGAGCGCGCGTTCCTCGGACCGACGCCGGCCGACACGATGTCCCGCGTCCTGCATTTCGATCCGATGGAAGGCTTCTCGTCCGCCGGGCCGGACGCGTTCCGGCGGATCGTCGCGCGGTGCCTCGAGAAGGATCGCGCGCGCCGCTTCCAGTCGATGAGCGACCTCGCGTTCGCGCTTCGCCTCGTCGGAGAGCCGGACGACGAGGCTCGCGAATTCCGACGCGCCGACCGTTCGTCGCCGGCGAAGGGCGCCGGCCCGCCCTCCGTGGCGGTCCTCCCCTTCGCCAACCGCAGCCCCGATACCGAGAACGAGTACCTTTGCGACGGGATGACCGAGGAGTTGATCGGCGGACTCTCGCGCGTCCCGGGGCTCCGCGTCGCCTCCCGCACCTCGGTCTTCGCCCTGAAGGGGCGCTTTCAGGACGTCCGGTCGATCGGCCGCGAGCTCGGGGCCACCGCGATCCTGGAAGGAAGCCTGCGCCGCTCCGGCGATCATCTTCGAATCACGGCGCAACTCACGAGCGTGGCCGACGGATACCATCTCTGGTCGGACAACTTCGACGGCGACGTTCGGGACGTCTTCGCGTTCCAGGACGAGATCGCCCGGAAGATCACGGCCGCCCTGGGCGCGCGGCTCGGGACATCGGCGGCGACCCCTCTCCCCCGCAAGAAGGAGACCGCCAGTGTCCACGCCTACCAGCTCTACTGGAAGGGACGTCACCTGTGGGGAAAGCGGACCCCCGAGCAGCGGTTGAAGGCGATCGCGCTCTTCGAAGAGGCGATCACGTCGGATCCCGGCTACGCGCGGGCCTACGCCGGGCTCGCGGACTGTTTTCTCGAGCGAGGCGGCCTGCCTCTTCCCGCGCGCGTGATCATGGATCGCGCGCGCGCGGCGGCGATGAAGGCGCTCGAGCTGGACGAGGGCCTCGCCGACGCCCACACCAGCCTCGGACGCGTTCTCCTCTATTTCGACTGGGACGGAAGGGGCGCGGAACGGGAATTCCGGCGCGCGATCGAGCTCGACTCCGCCTACGCCGAAGGACACCACTCCTACTCCCATTTCCTCCTTCCCGCAGGCCGGACCGAGGAGTCGCTCGCGGAAAGCCGCCGGGCGCTCGAGCTCGAGCCGCTCGATCTCGGGATCAACACGCATCTCGGCTGGCATTTCCTCTATTCGGGGGATTTCGACGCGGCGGTCGCGCAGTGCCGGTTCAGCGCCGACATGGATCCCGCGTACTTCTACGCCCGGTTCTATCTCGGCATGGCCCTCGAGCAGCGCGGCGAGATCGAGGCGGCGCTCGCGGAGTTCCAGGAAGCGGTCCGGCTGTCCCCGGAGAGCGCCGAAGCGGAAGCGGGCCGCATCCACGCCCTCGGACGATCCGGCCGGGTCCCCGAAGCGCGGGAGGCGATCGCCCGGCTGGAGCCGCGCG